In the Syntrophorhabdales bacterium genome, one interval contains:
- a CDS encoding PAS domain S-box protein, which yields MRKLSLQRAFPQSIRGRLILLMLAVLVPILILQAYTYYDVYRDRRNQELLANLEMGRAMGKTFEGFINDLLRQELAIGLAATASPSISASDFRRLLEKSAKDNPAVRRFNWVDPNGIVTASSMPSAVGISIADRDYFQQVRSGREWSVSELLLSKVEQLPSFGVCRAIRDAKGTFLGVVMAAVDPERMDDALAVQRAEQGATSLIDDKGMLVYRYPHVTWTWEQRRWLEMLPMLKRSLAGEELSFVDLSPISKTSRIMAAVPIRSIGWVAAAGRNEEDAMRPVVSFMRRQGIAFASVCFLALLAALGIARTIALPIEKLQAHTRLLKDGDLGARIAEDGPSELKGLSQTFNTMAGQLQADITRREESEQTLRESEQRYRSLVSLSPDCIAVHRNGCMRYVNPAGTRLLGASSPHELIGKSIYEYIPPERLETSRARVRQVQEEGLSTPLLEGKYLRPDGTAFWGEATGTPITYDGEPSVQLIIRDVTQRRKAEEQLQESHRLFLDVIDGSPSPIFLKDREGRFITINASLEKMLGITREKLKGKTDFDIATKDVADYWRSHDAEVMRTGQPLQIEETADLQDGHHVFLTCKFPLVNTSGEVYGVGAISHDITDRKRTEEALKESEQRFRTLTEAALEGIGVSENGRLVDANDQLLKILGGTRAELIGKEIATLVAPEDRDRVMSHIRSGVESHLEHRMFRLDGTPISVETHGRTIGNQGRQMRITAIRDITERKQAEKELQKLASVVRFSGELVNVSTLDGKMVFLNEAGARMLGVEPEEVERTDILQVIPDHLQEKARAEVLPALREHGAWEGDLQYRNLKTGALTDVHAMCFTIADPQTAEPLFLANVSLDITQRKRVEKALHESEEKFRLIATNTPDHILMQDAQLRYTWVLNPQLGLTEEDMLGKTDFDILSEHDAKTLTIIKRRVLETGTTEYVSSPLKAPDGAVHYFEGSYIPKRDARGRTNGIIGYFRNVTARVKMEEALRKAHDELERRVEERTAELTQAYKRLETEMTERAKVEEQLWQAQKMEAIGTLAGGIAHDFNNVLAAIIGFTELAKDNIPADADAQHHLNRIFQSGLRGRDLVKQILAFSRKAKGERKELSFTPLINETHALLRSSLPSTIQMPLLISTNDDHVFADATQLQQVLMNLATNAADAMREEGGQLTIALSSVVFPEGSVLPDPDMSPGTYLKLTVKDTGMGMTEDVRQRIFEPFFTTKELGKGTGMGLAVVYGVIKSHNGAVTVQSEVGQGSTFDVFLPHVQKPEATREETRAFALPRGTERILFVDDEELLMEMGQSMLEHLGYQVTVAANGAEAWNLFLEDPSRFDLVITDQTMPDVTGLTLARKMLRVRKELPIILCTGYSEMVSPEKAKDVGICAFVMKPVVRKDLAETVRRVLDGATVGI from the coding sequence ATGAGGAAACTGTCGCTCCAGAGAGCCTTTCCGCAGAGCATCAGGGGCAGGCTCATCCTGCTTATGCTCGCGGTGCTTGTCCCGATTCTCATCCTGCAGGCATACACGTACTATGACGTGTACCGGGACCGACGAAACCAGGAACTCCTTGCCAACCTGGAAATGGGACGGGCAATGGGGAAAACGTTCGAGGGTTTCATTAACGATCTGTTACGGCAGGAGCTTGCGATAGGGTTGGCCGCCACCGCTTCACCGAGCATATCAGCTTCCGACTTTCGCCGGCTCCTCGAAAAGAGCGCGAAGGACAACCCCGCGGTCCGCCGCTTCAACTGGGTTGACCCGAACGGCATCGTCACCGCCTCCAGCATGCCCAGCGCTGTTGGGATCAGCATAGCGGACCGTGACTACTTTCAGCAGGTCCGCTCGGGCCGTGAATGGTCGGTGAGCGAGCTCCTTCTCTCGAAAGTGGAGCAGCTGCCATCCTTTGGTGTATGCCGGGCGATCCGCGATGCGAAGGGGACCTTCCTGGGGGTGGTCATGGCCGCCGTAGATCCCGAACGCATGGACGATGCCCTGGCAGTCCAACGGGCCGAACAGGGCGCCACGAGCCTCATAGACGACAAGGGCATGCTGGTCTACCGATACCCGCATGTCACGTGGACCTGGGAACAGCGAAGATGGCTCGAGATGCTGCCCATGCTCAAGAGGAGCCTGGCGGGCGAAGAACTCTCATTCGTGGATCTCTCCCCTATCAGCAAAACGAGCCGGATCATGGCAGCTGTCCCGATACGTTCGATCGGCTGGGTAGCCGCAGCGGGGCGCAATGAAGAAGACGCGATGCGGCCGGTGGTCTCCTTCATGCGGCGGCAAGGGATAGCCTTTGCCTCCGTCTGTTTTCTCGCCCTCCTCGCTGCCCTCGGCATCGCCCGCACCATCGCGTTACCCATAGAAAAACTTCAGGCTCACACGAGACTGCTGAAGGATGGAGACCTCGGCGCACGCATTGCCGAAGACGGCCCGTCCGAGCTCAAGGGACTTTCACAGACGTTCAACACCATGGCAGGGCAGCTGCAGGCGGACATCACCCGGCGGGAGGAGTCCGAACAGACGCTGCGGGAGAGCGAACAGCGCTACCGGAGCCTGGTAAGTCTCTCCCCGGACTGCATTGCGGTCCACCGCAACGGCTGCATGCGCTACGTCAACCCCGCCGGGACGCGCCTCCTGGGAGCCTCGAGCCCGCACGAGCTCATCGGAAAATCGATCTATGAGTACATCCCTCCGGAGAGGCTGGAGACTTCGCGGGCCCGTGTCCGGCAGGTGCAGGAGGAGGGACTCTCCACTCCGCTCCTCGAAGGGAAGTATCTGCGTCCCGACGGTACAGCCTTCTGGGGCGAGGCGACGGGCACCCCCATTACCTACGATGGCGAGCCCTCGGTGCAGCTTATCATCCGCGACGTCACCCAACGCAGGAAGGCCGAAGAACAATTGCAGGAATCGCACCGTCTCTTTCTCGACGTCATCGACGGCAGCCCCTCTCCCATTTTCCTGAAGGACCGGGAGGGAAGATTCATTACCATCAACGCGTCCTTGGAGAAGATGCTCGGGATAACAAGGGAAAAGCTTAAAGGTAAGACCGACTTCGATATAGCTACCAAGGACGTAGCCGATTACTGGCGCTCCCATGATGCCGAGGTCATGAGAACCGGTCAGCCCCTGCAGATCGAGGAGACAGCAGACTTACAGGACGGCCACCACGTGTTTCTGACGTGCAAGTTCCCTTTGGTCAACACCTCGGGTGAAGTCTACGGCGTTGGCGCCATCTCGCACGACATCACGGACCGTAAACGCACCGAGGAGGCGCTCAAGGAGAGCGAGCAGCGTTTCCGCACCTTGACTGAAGCTGCCCTGGAGGGCATCGGTGTCTCAGAAAATGGCCGGCTCGTGGACGCCAACGACCAGCTGCTCAAGATCCTCGGGGGTACTCGGGCCGAACTCATCGGGAAGGAGATCGCGACGCTCGTGGCGCCCGAAGACCGAGATCGGGTGATGAGCCACATTAGGAGTGGCGTTGAGAGTCACCTCGAGCATCGGATGTTCCGCCTGGATGGAACGCCGATCAGCGTCGAGACACACGGCCGGACGATTGGGAATCAAGGCCGGCAGATGCGGATCACGGCCATAAGAGACATCACGGAGCGCAAGCAAGCGGAGAAGGAACTTCAGAAGCTGGCATCTGTGGTGAGGTTCAGCGGCGAACTCGTCAACGTGTCGACCCTCGACGGAAAGATGGTCTTCCTCAACGAAGCGGGTGCGCGAATGCTCGGCGTAGAACCCGAAGAGGTTGAGCGCACAGACATCTTGCAGGTGATACCGGATCACCTACAGGAAAAAGCACGGGCCGAAGTCCTTCCTGCATTACGGGAGCATGGCGCATGGGAGGGTGACCTGCAATATCGCAATCTCAAGACCGGCGCACTGACGGACGTGCACGCCATGTGCTTCACGATCGCTGACCCCCAGACTGCGGAGCCTCTTTTTCTCGCCAATGTCTCACTCGACATCACGCAGCGCAAGAGAGTGGAGAAGGCCTTGCACGAAAGCGAGGAGAAGTTCAGGCTCATCGCCACGAACACTCCCGACCACATTCTCATGCAGGACGCTCAGCTTCGTTATACCTGGGTGTTGAATCCTCAGCTAGGTTTGACTGAGGAGGATATGCTTGGGAAGACTGATTTTGACATTCTTTCTGAACATGATGCAAAAACGCTCACTATCATCAAGAGGCGGGTACTTGAGACGGGCACCACTGAATATGTGAGTTCCCCTCTTAAAGCCCCCGACGGCGCCGTGCACTACTTTGAAGGCTCATATATTCCGAAACGTGATGCACGAGGCCGGACCAACGGCATCATCGGCTATTTCCGGAACGTAACGGCGCGGGTGAAGATGGAGGAGGCTCTCCGGAAGGCCCACGACGAATTGGAGAGGCGCGTTGAGGAGCGGACCGCTGAGCTGACCCAGGCGTATAAAAGGCTGGAAACAGAGATGACCGAGCGCGCGAAAGTGGAAGAGCAGCTCTGGCAGGCTCAGAAGATGGAGGCCATCGGCACCCTCGCCGGCGGTATCGCCCATGACTTCAACAACGTGCTCGCGGCCATTATCGGCTTCACAGAACTGGCAAAGGATAACATCCCGGCGGACGCGGATGCCCAGCATCACCTGAACCGGATATTTCAGTCGGGCCTCAGGGGGAGAGACCTCGTCAAGCAGATCCTCGCCTTCAGCCGGAAAGCAAAAGGAGAGCGGAAGGAGCTGAGCTTTACGCCTTTGATCAACGAGACGCACGCGCTGCTCAGATCCTCCCTGCCGAGCACCATACAGATGCCCCTCCTGATCAGTACGAACGACGATCATGTGTTCGCAGATGCCACGCAGCTCCAGCAGGTCCTCATGAACCTCGCCACCAATGCTGCCGATGCCATGCGGGAGGAGGGAGGACAGCTCACGATAGCGCTCTCCTCGGTCGTCTTTCCCGAAGGCAGCGTGCTACCCGATCCCGATATGAGCCCGGGCACCTACCTTAAGCTCACGGTGAAAGATACGGGAATGGGCATGACCGAAGACGTACGACAGAGGATATTCGAGCCCTTCTTCACGACCAAGGAACTGGGAAAAGGTACGGGCATGGGCCTTGCCGTTGTCTACGGGGTCATCAAGAGTCACAATGGCGCCGTCACGGTGCAGAGTGAAGTCGGACAGGGATCAACCTTTGACGTGTTCCTGCCTCACGTGCAAAAACCCGAGGCCACAAGGGAAGAAACAAGGGCCTTCGCGTTACCCAGAGGCACCGAGCGGATACTCTTTGTCGACGACGAGGAGCTGCTCATGGAGATGGGACAAAGTATGCTTGAGCACCTCGGGTACCAGGTGACGGTGGCCGCAAACGGCGCGGAAGCCTGGAACCTCTTTCTTGAGGATCCTTCACGCTTCGATCTTGTCATCACGGACCAGACCATGCCGGACGTGACCGGGCTGACGCTGGCCCGGAAGATGCTCAGAGTACGGAAGGAACTGCCCATCATCCTCTGCACGGGGTACAGCGAGATGGTGTCACCTGAAAAGGCAAAAGACGTGGGTATCTGTGCATTTGTCATGAAACCTGTGGTGAGAAAGGACCTGGCAGAGACGGTGCGCAGAGTGCTGGACGGGGCAACGGTCGGAATTTGA
- a CDS encoding isoprenylcysteine carboxylmethyltransferase family protein, with translation MKVTLPHIIRSSVIGTIVILALLFIPAGTLTYWQGWAYVATFIVCSLAYTVYLAKHDPALLRRRIEAGISHEKEPAQKVIMFFLYVSFGALIIVPPLDFRFGWSNVPWYVSIFGDALVAVSFYIFYLVSKVNTYAAANVRVEEGQKVISTGIYGLIRHPMYSGALFLIVGTPLALASWWALLLIPLFTLVLYFRIVNEEKVLLRDLQGYADYCAKVRWHLIPGIF, from the coding sequence ATGAAAGTAACTCTTCCTCACATCATCCGCTCATCCGTTATCGGGACGATTGTCATCCTTGCTCTTCTCTTTATTCCAGCAGGGACGCTTACGTATTGGCAGGGATGGGCATACGTTGCCACGTTTATTGTTTGCTCCCTCGCATACACGGTGTATCTAGCAAAGCACGATCCGGCATTGCTGAGGCGACGTATTGAAGCTGGCATTTCTCACGAAAAGGAGCCTGCGCAAAAGGTAATTATGTTCTTTCTCTATGTTTCCTTTGGTGCGCTCATCATTGTGCCGCCGCTTGATTTCCGTTTTGGCTGGTCGAACGTGCCATGGTATGTCTCGATCTTCGGAGACGCCCTCGTCGCGGTCTCGTTCTATATCTTCTATCTCGTGTCAAAGGTAAACACGTATGCAGCTGCGAATGTCCGTGTCGAAGAAGGGCAAAAGGTGATCTCGACCGGCATATACGGACTCATCCGGCATCCGATGTACTCCGGCGCCCTGTTTCTGATTGTGGGTACGCCGCTCGCGCTTGCTTCGTGGTGGGCATTGCTGCTCATTCCCCTCTTCACACTCGTCCTTTATTTCCGGATTGTAAATGAGGAGAAAGTACTTCTGCGGGACCTTCAGGGATATGCAGACTATTGCGCCAAAGTGCGTTGGCACCTGATACCGGGAATTTTTTGA
- a CDS encoding isoprenylcysteine carboxylmethyltransferase family protein, giving the protein MKNPKAKMWFGFAMASVLIGVTLLVSAGTTNYWQAWVYLGVGAVSGVLLTLSIIRDPILLENRTKGGPTAEQRLIQKIIVLCTGFPAIAAFIIPGLDRRFAWSNVPSWLSIVGDLLIIVSLWMVYRVFKENSFGSTTVEITTGQRVITTGPYAIVRNPMYSSAAVYSIGVSLALGSYWGLIASVLAIFGLVWRLFDEEQFLTENLPGYTEYCAKVRWHLIPGIF; this is encoded by the coding sequence ATGAAGAATCCTAAGGCAAAAATGTGGTTCGGGTTCGCCATGGCCTCTGTCCTCATAGGCGTCACTCTGCTTGTATCGGCCGGGACGACCAACTATTGGCAGGCATGGGTCTATCTCGGGGTAGGCGCCGTATCAGGTGTTCTTCTGACGCTTTCTATAATAAGAGATCCGATACTTCTCGAAAACAGAACAAAGGGTGGCCCGACTGCGGAGCAACGACTCATTCAAAAGATTATAGTGTTGTGCACGGGCTTTCCGGCTATCGCTGCGTTCATTATTCCCGGCCTGGACCGTCGTTTCGCATGGTCGAACGTGCCATCATGGCTCTCCATAGTCGGCGACCTCCTGATTATAGTGAGTCTTTGGATGGTCTACCGGGTATTCAAAGAAAACTCTTTTGGCTCCACGACCGTCGAGATCACCACTGGCCAAAGAGTGATCACCACCGGCCCCTACGCCATCGTACGCAATCCGATGTATTCAAGCGCTGCGGTTTACTCTATCGGAGTGTCCTTGGCGCTCGGTTCCTACTGGGGGCTCATCGCTTCTGTCCTCGCGATCTTCGGCCTCGTCTGGAGGCTGTTTGATGAAGAACAATTCCTTACCGAAAATTTACCCGGCTATACGGAGTATTGCGCCAAAGTGCGTTGGCACCTTATACCGGGAATTTTTTAG
- a CDS encoding methylglyoxal synthase, translating to METTKTIALVAHDNRKKDLIEWFEFNYKSLVHHKLVCTGTTGRLIEDVIQRKLVEEQFDYHIERLKSGPLGGDQQLGAMIAEGKVDAVIFLWDPMQPHPHDVDVKALLRIAVLYNVPIACNRATADFIMSSPLLREPYAPLQQDYDSYIERPVDLDQ from the coding sequence ATGGAGACGACAAAAACGATAGCACTCGTGGCACACGACAACCGCAAGAAAGATCTCATCGAATGGTTTGAATTTAACTACAAGTCACTGGTCCATCATAAACTGGTATGTACTGGCACAACGGGGAGGCTCATCGAAGATGTGATTCAAAGGAAGCTCGTGGAGGAGCAATTCGACTACCATATAGAACGATTGAAATCGGGACCCTTGGGCGGCGACCAACAGTTGGGTGCAATGATCGCCGAAGGCAAGGTCGATGCAGTCATATTTCTATGGGATCCGATGCAGCCTCACCCGCACGACGTGGATGTGAAGGCGCTGTTACGGATCGCCGTCCTCTACAATGTGCCCATAGCCTGTAACCGGGCCACAGCCGACTTCATCATGTCCTCTCCGTTGTTGCGTGAACCCTATGCACCACTCCAGCAGGATTATGACTCCTACATCGAGAGGCCCGTCGATCTGGATCAGTGA
- a CDS encoding HAMP domain-containing sensor histidine kinase: MEPSSPNAKSLVTNRRILAAILIGLSVVVITYLHHITTNGNQHLHSIYAELHYIPLLAAGLLFGFTGALLTSLMVALLYGGYMIADWRGASLWLLDNSIHVIFPAMFALLIGFFVDLKNSSRKQLEEHRYLSGLGQAAAIIVHDLKNPLLNLKAAIRRLEKGTITCEEVVSGLSGAVEKMELVMDGALDFSKPLQLNRREHDAAKLIRELLQTSAAKAEQEGVGLVIDAIEQPLMISVDPAYLERALANLVNNAIEASQTGQSVSIRLLKRNNMALIRIKDYGKGMDKDTIKHLFIPFYSKKSSGTGLGMAVARKIIEEHNGQITVKSRPSHGTKIAIHLPLVLTVQER, from the coding sequence TTGGAGCCCTCCTCCCCCAATGCAAAGAGCCTGGTAACAAACAGGCGAATTCTTGCTGCCATCCTGATTGGTCTTTCTGTCGTGGTGATCACGTACCTTCACCACATCACAACGAACGGCAATCAGCATCTTCATTCAATCTATGCCGAGCTTCACTATATACCTCTCCTTGCGGCGGGGCTTCTATTCGGATTTACAGGCGCACTGCTTACCTCCCTTATGGTTGCGCTGCTCTATGGGGGCTATATGATTGCTGACTGGCGCGGTGCTTCTCTGTGGCTGCTGGACAACTCGATCCATGTCATCTTCCCGGCCATGTTCGCGCTACTCATCGGTTTCTTTGTGGATCTGAAGAATAGCAGCAGAAAACAGCTGGAAGAGCACCGGTACCTGTCAGGTCTTGGCCAGGCGGCGGCGATCATTGTGCACGATTTGAAGAACCCGCTTCTCAACCTGAAGGCCGCGATCAGGCGACTGGAAAAGGGGACGATTACGTGTGAAGAGGTGGTAAGCGGCCTAAGCGGCGCCGTTGAGAAGATGGAGCTGGTCATGGATGGTGCGCTTGATTTCTCAAAACCACTGCAGCTTAATCGAAGAGAACACGATGCTGCGAAACTCATACGCGAGCTGCTCCAGACGTCCGCAGCGAAAGCGGAGCAGGAGGGGGTCGGATTGGTCATTGACGCCATAGAGCAGCCGCTCATGATTTCGGTGGACCCCGCATATCTGGAGAGAGCGCTGGCGAACCTCGTCAACAACGCTATTGAGGCGTCGCAGACAGGGCAGAGCGTCTCAATACGCCTGCTCAAGAGGAACAATATGGCGCTCATACGTATCAAAGATTATGGGAAGGGAATGGACAAGGACACTATCAAGCATCTTTTTATCCCTTTTTACAGCAAGAAGAGCAGCGGTACGGGACTCGGCATGGCAGTGGCAAGAAAGATTATCGAAGAGCACAACGGGCAAATAACCGTAAAAAGCCGCCCATCTCATGGTACAAAGATAGCAATACATCTGCCTCTAGTGCTCACGGTCCAGGAGCGTTAG
- a CDS encoding glutathionylspermidine synthase family protein encodes MKRSPVSNIRKNWKARLEEVGFHFYEMEGKPYWDESAYYEFTSDEVDRLEAATEELYRMCLDLVDRVVREQLYERLAIPAAFHRYVENSWERREPSIYGRFDLWYDGNGEPKLLEFNADTPTALFEASIVQYYWLQDYAPKEDQFNSIHEKLLDVFQTGIRSAVGGDVLYFSCVKDTLEDLTTTEYLRDLAIQAGIETDHIYIDDVGWDLAARQFVDLQDRPINFMFKLYPWEWIITESFSNQLLTSTLSLFEPSWKMILSNKAILPLLWEMYPNHPNLLPSFFEPPNSDRTFVEKPFFSREGENVRTGTWFVRKGKRAIYQEYKELPDFEGNYPVIGSWIIGDRAGGIGMREDTTPITNNLSRFVPHLFRI; translated from the coding sequence ATGAAACGATCTCCTGTTTCGAATATTCGCAAGAACTGGAAGGCACGGCTCGAGGAAGTCGGTTTCCATTTCTATGAAATGGAGGGAAAGCCGTACTGGGACGAATCTGCGTACTATGAGTTCACCTCGGATGAAGTGGATAGGCTGGAGGCGGCAACCGAAGAGCTTTACCGCATGTGTCTTGATCTGGTGGATCGGGTGGTTAGGGAGCAGCTTTACGAGAGGCTTGCCATCCCTGCGGCATTTCACCGGTACGTGGAGAACTCGTGGGAGAGGAGAGAGCCGTCGATTTATGGCAGGTTCGACCTGTGGTACGACGGCAACGGTGAGCCTAAGCTCCTCGAGTTCAATGCCGACACGCCGACAGCCCTCTTTGAGGCGAGCATCGTGCAGTACTACTGGCTCCAGGATTACGCGCCGAAAGAAGATCAGTTCAACTCGATCCACGAGAAACTCCTAGACGTATTCCAGACGGGGATCAGAAGTGCCGTAGGTGGTGACGTCCTCTACTTCTCGTGCGTGAAGGATACTCTTGAGGATCTCACCACAACAGAGTATTTGAGAGATCTTGCCATTCAGGCGGGTATTGAGACCGACCATATCTATATCGACGACGTGGGCTGGGATCTCGCTGCACGGCAGTTTGTGGATCTCCAGGACAGACCCATCAACTTTATGTTCAAGCTCTATCCCTGGGAGTGGATCATCACGGAGTCTTTTTCCAACCAGTTGCTTACCTCCACGCTCTCACTCTTTGAGCCCTCGTGGAAGATGATTCTGAGTAACAAAGCTATACTCCCGCTTCTCTGGGAGATGTACCCGAATCACCCCAATCTCCTGCCCTCATTCTTCGAGCCGCCCAACAGCGACAGGACGTTCGTTGAAAAACCTTTCTTTTCCAGGGAAGGGGAGAACGTGAGGACAGGCACATGGTTCGTGCGAAAAGGAAAAAGGGCCATCTACCAGGAGTATAAAGAGCTACCGGATTTCGAGGGCAACTATCCTGTCATAGGTTCGTGGATCATCGGTGATCGTGCGGGAGGAATCGGCATGCGGGAGGACACGACACCCATAACGAACAATCTCAGCCGTTTCGTTCCTCATCTTTTCAGGATCTGA
- a CDS encoding molybdopterin-dependent oxidoreductase: MNEKVVRSLCGFCHANCGIKAHIKDGRVSRVEGDPDHPVNKGYLCPKAQAIKPMLESKERLAYPRKKTKGGFSRITWDEAFDIAADRLAKIRESYGPESLVHCHGAPVTYGGRDGFLQFMGAYGSPNLTGAANLCHVPRRIAFMDAFGGRPEPDYEHTKLAIFWALNPVNTTRYSNYAAYDGFHQIPARLKERGARIIVVDPVHSESVPLADDWIRPNIGTDVALGLAMAHTIIAEGLYDEAFVKRWVAGFDDIRKHVELTSPEWAEKITSVSAGKIREIARFYAKADGATIVDGNGIDMHTAGVDMARAICLLIALTGNIEKEGGNVFFPFAAQAALPTIKLEKKSMGKEVFPLFPQVPFPFIKEALLKDAPGRPRAMVVHHANPVLVQANQNRTMQALQKLDFLMVLDIFPTGTTEMADLVLPAAADLEAVDYRAYSSSRGGFFALREKLVEPLGESKSVFEIEYELARRMGIEQSYPFKNAEEWINFAVKPAGVTLDDLRKNQIVYASSPMVYRKYEKDGFQTPSRMVQCYSERCKKANYGALPAFRSPEESLGDASASREYSLLGTTRRTAEYVHTKLVNLPTAGRIYPDPLLSIHPADAQKRGIQQDTPVELASPRGKIIVKAKITEDVGPGMIAVDFGWGNPTDNKPNINLLTSDSVWDPVSGGYPNRLFVCEATPA, translated from the coding sequence ATGAATGAAAAAGTTGTGCGATCACTGTGCGGGTTCTGCCATGCCAACTGCGGCATCAAGGCCCATATCAAGGACGGCCGCGTCTCCCGCGTGGAGGGAGATCCGGACCATCCGGTGAACAAAGGCTACCTGTGTCCCAAAGCCCAGGCGATAAAGCCGATGCTGGAGTCAAAGGAGCGCCTTGCCTATCCGCGCAAGAAAACAAAGGGAGGGTTCAGCCGAATCACCTGGGATGAAGCATTCGATATCGCTGCGGACAGGCTTGCGAAGATAAGGGAGAGTTACGGACCCGAGAGCCTTGTGCATTGCCATGGAGCTCCGGTCACGTACGGAGGCAGGGACGGGTTCCTGCAGTTCATGGGCGCCTACGGTTCTCCCAATCTTACGGGCGCGGCGAATCTCTGTCATGTTCCAAGACGAATCGCGTTCATGGATGCCTTTGGGGGGAGACCTGAGCCTGATTACGAGCACACGAAACTCGCAATATTCTGGGCTTTGAACCCGGTGAACACGACGCGGTACAGCAACTACGCTGCATATGACGGCTTTCACCAGATCCCGGCCCGGCTCAAGGAGAGAGGCGCAAGGATCATCGTCGTTGATCCGGTTCACTCGGAATCGGTTCCGCTGGCTGATGACTGGATCCGGCCCAACATTGGCACAGACGTGGCGTTGGGCTTGGCAATGGCTCACACCATCATCGCCGAGGGACTCTACGACGAAGCCTTCGTGAAACGATGGGTGGCTGGTTTTGATGACATCAGGAAACACGTGGAGCTTACGTCCCCCGAGTGGGCAGAAAAGATCACATCAGTCTCTGCAGGGAAGATAAGAGAGATCGCGCGGTTTTATGCAAAAGCCGATGGAGCTACGATCGTCGACGGGAACGGGATCGACATGCATACCGCAGGTGTGGACATGGCGAGAGCCATCTGTCTGTTGATCGCGCTCACCGGCAATATCGAGAAAGAGGGTGGGAATGTCTTCTTCCCCTTTGCTGCTCAGGCAGCGTTGCCCACGATAAAGCTGGAAAAGAAATCGATGGGCAAAGAAGTGTTCCCGTTATTTCCCCAGGTGCCGTTTCCTTTCATCAAAGAGGCGCTGCTCAAGGATGCGCCCGGCAGGCCCAGGGCCATGGTTGTGCACCACGCTAATCCTGTACTTGTTCAGGCGAACCAGAATCGCACGATGCAGGCGTTGCAGAAATTGGATTTTCTGATGGTGCTTGATATCTTTCCGACCGGAACGACTGAAATGGCAGACCTCGTTCTTCCGGCTGCCGCAGACCTGGAAGCAGTTGATTACCGGGCCTACTCGAGCAGCCGTGGCGGGTTCTTTGCGCTTCGGGAAAAACTCGTCGAGCCTCTCGGCGAATCGAAGTCAGTATTCGAGATCGAGTATGAGCTCGCCCGGAGGATGGGCATCGAGCAGAGCTACCCTTTCAAGAACGCTGAGGAATGGATCAACTTTGCAGTCAAGCCGGCGGGTGTCACCCTGGATGATTTGAGGAAGAATCAGATAGTCTACGCCTCTTCGCCCATGGTCTACAGAAAGTATGAAAAGGATGGCTTCCAGACGCCTTCGCGCATGGTTCAGTGCTATTCTGAGAGATGCAAGAAGGCCAATTACGGCGCTCTGCCGGCATTCCGGTCCCCGGAGGAATCTCTCGGGGACGCCTCTGCTTCGAGGGAGTACAGTCTCCTCGGCACTACGCGCAGGACCGCCGAATACGTGCATACGAAGCTGGTCAATCTTCCCACTGCCGGCAGGATCTATCCTGACCCTCTTCTCAGCATACATCCGGCTGATGCTCAAAAGAGAGGCATACAGCAGGATACCCCTGTTGAGTTGGCATCGCCTCGAGGAAAGATTATCGTGAAGGCAAAGATTACCGAAGATGTTGGGCCCGGTATGATCGCCGTCGACTTCGGCTGGGGAAATCCGACAGACAACAAGCCCAATATCAATCTGCTCACCAGCGATTCAGTATGGGACCCTGTCTCGGGAGGCTATCCCAACAGGCTTTTTGTGTGTGAGGCAACGCCCGCATGA